A single region of the Rhodococcus sp. W8901 genome encodes:
- a CDS encoding amino acid ABC transporter ATP-binding protein, giving the protein MILMKGVDKHYGDLHVLRNIELEIPAGQVVVMLGPSGSGKSTLCRTINRLEPIDNGSITIDGVAVPAEGRALARLRSDVGMVFQSFNLFAHKTVLENVMLAPVKVRKIDKAEAKERALALLERVGIESQADKYPAQLSGGQQQRVAIARSLAMDPKVMLFDEPTSALDPEMVNEVLDVMVNLAKEGMTMIVVTHEMGFARKAADRIIFMADGSIIEDSDPDTFFTAPESDRAKDFLGKILGH; this is encoded by the coding sequence ATGATCTTGATGAAGGGTGTCGACAAGCACTACGGCGACCTGCACGTTCTACGGAACATCGAACTCGAGATTCCGGCCGGCCAGGTCGTCGTGATGCTCGGCCCCTCGGGGTCCGGCAAGTCGACGCTGTGCCGCACGATCAATCGACTCGAGCCGATCGACAACGGCTCCATCACGATCGACGGCGTCGCAGTCCCCGCCGAGGGCCGTGCCCTCGCGCGGCTGCGCTCGGACGTCGGGATGGTGTTCCAGAGCTTCAACCTGTTCGCCCACAAGACCGTGCTCGAGAACGTGATGCTGGCGCCGGTCAAGGTCCGCAAGATCGACAAGGCCGAGGCGAAGGAGCGCGCCCTGGCGCTCCTCGAGAGGGTCGGCATCGAGTCGCAGGCCGACAAGTACCCCGCGCAGCTGTCCGGCGGACAGCAGCAGCGCGTGGCGATCGCCCGGTCGCTCGCGATGGATCCCAAGGTGATGCTCTTCGACGAGCCCACCTCCGCGCTGGACCCCGAGATGGTCAACGAGGTCCTCGACGTCATGGTCAACCTCGCCAAGGAAGGCATGACCATGATCGTCGTCACCCACGAGATGGGATTCGCGCGCAAGGCCGCCGACCGGATCATCTTCATGGCCGACGGTTCGATCATCGAGGACTCCGACCCCGACACGTTCTTCACCGCACCCGAGTCCGATCGCGCCAAGGACTTCCTCGGCAAGATCCTCGGCCACTGA
- a CDS encoding glycerol-3-phosphate dehydrogenase/oxidase — MQDNAQSVLNAQRRSRELSDLGDGDVVDVLVIGGGITGVGTALDAASRGLRTVLVDKHDLAFGTSRWSSKLAHGGLRYLASGNVGIARESAVERGILMTRTAPHLVRALPQLVPLLPSVSFFEKSLVRTGFLAGDALRITARTPASVLPRSRRVGAARAAQLAPAVRRDGLRGGLLAFDGQLVDDARLVVALARTAAAHSATILTRVGAYDVTGESARLRDEITGEEMTIRARAVVNAAGVWAGQVDPDIRLKPSRGTHLVLPAELLGNPTAALTVPIPGETNRFVFALPAQLGRVYLGLTDEAVDGPLPDVPAASDGEIDFLLDTVNTALATPITRADVVGTYAGLRPLLDSGEGKTADLSRNHAVLRSSNGVVSVVGGKLTTYRKMAQDAVDAAVAAGGLTARSCVTTDLPAVGATRTAPRNLPPSLVARYGSEAGLVAEAGALTPIAEGIDVTHAELAFAVSHEGALDVDDLLDRRTRIGLVAADRERAMSAAEDALTRD, encoded by the coding sequence GTGCAGGACAATGCGCAGTCCGTGCTCAACGCCCAGCGTCGCAGTCGGGAACTGTCCGATCTCGGGGACGGCGATGTCGTCGACGTCCTGGTGATCGGTGGCGGCATCACCGGCGTCGGAACGGCACTGGACGCCGCGTCGCGCGGCCTGCGCACGGTGCTGGTCGACAAGCACGACCTCGCCTTCGGGACCAGCCGGTGGAGTTCGAAGCTGGCGCACGGCGGACTGCGGTACCTGGCGTCCGGCAATGTCGGGATCGCGCGGGAGAGTGCCGTCGAGCGCGGAATCCTCATGACGCGGACGGCGCCGCACCTCGTGCGGGCACTGCCGCAGTTGGTGCCGCTGCTGCCGTCGGTCAGCTTCTTCGAGAAGTCCCTGGTCCGGACCGGATTCCTCGCAGGTGACGCGTTGCGGATCACCGCTCGGACGCCCGCGTCGGTGCTGCCGCGGTCCCGTCGGGTCGGGGCGGCGCGGGCCGCGCAGCTCGCGCCCGCCGTCCGCCGCGACGGCCTGCGTGGCGGTCTCCTGGCGTTCGACGGACAGCTGGTCGACGACGCCCGTCTCGTCGTGGCCCTCGCCCGGACCGCGGCCGCCCACAGTGCGACGATCCTGACCCGCGTCGGCGCGTACGACGTGACCGGCGAGTCGGCCCGCCTGCGGGACGAGATCACCGGCGAGGAGATGACGATCCGTGCCCGAGCCGTCGTCAATGCCGCGGGTGTCTGGGCCGGGCAGGTGGACCCGGACATCCGGCTCAAGCCCAGTCGCGGCACGCACCTGGTGCTGCCCGCGGAGTTGTTGGGGAACCCCACCGCGGCGCTCACCGTGCCCATCCCGGGCGAGACCAACCGTTTCGTGTTCGCGCTGCCGGCGCAGCTGGGGCGCGTGTACCTGGGCCTGACCGACGAGGCCGTCGACGGTCCGCTGCCCGACGTCCCCGCCGCATCCGACGGCGAGATCGATTTTCTGCTCGACACCGTCAACACGGCGCTGGCCACTCCGATCACGCGCGCCGACGTCGTCGGCACGTACGCGGGTCTGCGCCCGCTCCTCGACAGCGGCGAGGGGAAGACCGCGGATCTGTCCCGCAACCATGCGGTGCTGCGTTCGTCGAACGGTGTCGTCAGTGTGGTCGGCGGCAAGCTCACGACGTACCGGAAGATGGCGCAGGATGCGGTCGATGCGGCAGTCGCCGCAGGCGGTCTGACGGCGCGATCGTGCGTGACGACGGACCTGCCCGCAGTCGGGGCCACGCGCACCGCGCCTCGCAACCTGCCGCCGTCGCTGGTCGCGCGGTACGGCAGCGAGGCGGGCCTGGTGGCCGAGGCGGGGGCGCTCACGCCGATCGCCGAGGGTATCGACGTCACGCACGCCGAACTGGCGTTCGCGGTGAGCCACGAGGGCGCGCTCGACGTCGACGATCTGCTCGACCGCCGCACCCGGATCGGATTGGTCGCGGCCGATCGGGAGCGGGCGATGTCGGCCGCGGAGGACGCGTTGACCCGCGACTGA
- a CDS encoding LLM class F420-dependent oxidoreductase: MSIRLGYQIPNFSYSTPVRDLFPTVIAQAREAEAAGFDAVFVMDHFYQLPGIGEPDEPMLEAYTALAGIATATDSIQLSALVTGNTYRNPAMLAKTVSTLDVVSGGRAVLGIGAGWFELEHQQLGFEFGTFTDRFERLTEALAIISPMLHGDRPTFEGKWYHVENAINEPRIRDDLPIMLGGGGEKKTFGLAARYADHLNIIANATELPRKLEALAQRCEEVDRDPKTLETSFLAFVMLDEDGDRAREMQREFLLSRGVDLSALSVAERAVATDRQFVGSPDEVAEQIKTRVLDVGVDGVIVNLVANGHQPGIVELVGRTLGPLVRG; this comes from the coding sequence ATGAGTATTCGACTCGGGTACCAGATTCCGAACTTCAGCTACTCGACTCCCGTCCGCGACCTGTTTCCGACTGTCATCGCCCAGGCTCGGGAGGCGGAGGCCGCCGGATTCGACGCCGTGTTCGTGATGGACCACTTCTACCAACTGCCGGGGATCGGCGAGCCCGACGAGCCGATGCTCGAGGCCTACACGGCACTGGCCGGAATCGCGACGGCCACCGACTCGATCCAGTTGTCCGCACTGGTCACCGGCAACACCTACCGGAACCCGGCGATGCTCGCCAAGACGGTGTCCACGCTCGACGTCGTCAGCGGCGGCCGGGCGGTCCTGGGCATCGGCGCCGGCTGGTTCGAGCTCGAACACCAGCAGTTGGGATTCGAGTTCGGCACGTTCACCGACCGGTTCGAGCGGCTCACGGAGGCGCTCGCGATCATCTCGCCGATGCTCCACGGCGACCGGCCGACGTTCGAGGGCAAGTGGTACCACGTCGAGAACGCGATCAACGAGCCGCGCATCCGCGACGACCTGCCGATCATGCTCGGCGGCGGCGGCGAGAAGAAGACGTTCGGGCTCGCGGCCCGCTACGCCGACCACCTCAACATCATCGCGAACGCGACCGAGCTGCCGCGCAAACTCGAGGCCCTCGCACAGCGCTGCGAGGAGGTCGACCGTGACCCGAAGACGCTCGAGACGAGCTTTCTCGCGTTCGTGATGCTCGACGAGGACGGGGACAGGGCCCGCGAGATGCAGCGCGAGTTCCTGCTGTCGCGTGGCGTGGACCTGTCGGCACTGTCGGTGGCCGAGCGGGCCGTCGCGACGGATCGGCAGTTCGTCGGCAGCCCGGACGAGGTGGCCGAGCAGATCAAGACCCGGGTACTCGACGTGGGCGTCGACGGCGTGATCGTCAATCTGGTGGCCAACGGACACCAGCCGGGCATCGTCGAACTGGTCGGTCGCACCCTCGGACCGCTCGTTCGTGGCTGA
- a CDS encoding DUF3046 domain-containing protein: protein MRLTEFHDLVREEFGQVRGDSLLVDHVILSLGGKTAVDAIEDGEDPRAVWRALCDEFDVPPQRR from the coding sequence GTGCGACTGACCGAATTCCATGATCTCGTCCGGGAAGAGTTCGGACAGGTACGCGGCGACTCCCTGCTGGTCGACCACGTCATCCTCAGTCTGGGCGGGAAGACCGCCGTCGACGCCATCGAGGACGGCGAGGATCCCCGCGCGGTGTGGCGCGCGCTGTGCGACGAGTTCGACGTTCCGCCGCAGCGTAGATAG
- the recA gene encoding recombinase RecA: MAPQAHDRDKALELALAQIDKSFGKGSVMRLGEEAHQPIAVIPTGSIALDVALGIGGLPRGRVVEIYGPESSGKTTVALHAVANAQAAGGIAAFIDAEHALDPEYARKLGVDTDALLVSQPDTGEQALEIADMLIRSGALDIIVVDSVAALVPRAEIEGEMGDSHVGLQARLMSQALRKMTGALNNSGTTAIFINQLREKIGVMFGSPETTTGGKALKFYSSVRLDVRRIETLKDGTDAVGNRTRVKVVKNKVSPPFKQAEFDILYGQGISKEGSLIDMGVEHGFIRKSGSWYTYEGDQLGQGKENARKFLLENTDIRDEIEKKIKEKLGIGAVVTDDSAESADF; this comes from the coding sequence ATGGCACCACAGGCACACGACCGCGACAAGGCGCTCGAGCTGGCTCTGGCACAGATCGACAAGAGCTTCGGCAAGGGCTCGGTGATGCGTCTGGGTGAGGAGGCTCATCAGCCCATCGCCGTGATCCCCACCGGATCGATCGCGCTGGACGTGGCGCTGGGTATCGGCGGTCTGCCCCGCGGACGCGTCGTCGAGATCTACGGTCCGGAGTCCTCGGGTAAGACGACGGTCGCGCTGCACGCGGTGGCGAACGCGCAGGCCGCCGGCGGCATCGCGGCGTTCATCGACGCCGAGCACGCGCTCGATCCGGAGTACGCCCGCAAGCTCGGTGTCGACACCGACGCCCTCCTGGTCTCGCAGCCCGACACCGGTGAGCAGGCGCTCGAGATCGCGGACATGCTGATCCGTTCCGGCGCCCTCGACATCATCGTCGTCGACTCGGTGGCCGCGCTGGTGCCGCGTGCCGAGATCGAGGGCGAGATGGGCGACAGCCACGTCGGTCTGCAGGCGCGACTGATGAGCCAGGCGCTGCGCAAGATGACCGGTGCCCTCAACAACTCGGGCACCACGGCGATCTTCATCAACCAGCTGCGCGAGAAGATCGGTGTGATGTTCGGCTCGCCCGAGACCACGACCGGTGGTAAGGCGCTCAAGTTCTACTCCTCGGTCCGCCTCGACGTCCGCCGCATCGAGACGCTCAAGGACGGCACCGACGCGGTCGGTAACCGCACCCGCGTCAAGGTCGTCAAGAACAAGGTGTCGCCGCCGTTCAAGCAGGCCGAGTTCGACATCCTCTACGGCCAGGGCATCAGCAAGGAGGGCTCGCTGATCGACATGGGCGTCGAGCACGGGTTCATCCGCAAGTCCGGATCCTGGTACACGTACGAGGGCGATCAGCTGGGCCAGGGCAAGGAGAATGCCCGCAAGTTCCTGCTCGAGAACACCGACATCCGCGACGAGATCGAGAAGAAGATCAAGGAGAAGCTCGGTATCGGTGCGGTCGTGACCGACGACAGTGCCGAGTCGGCCGACTTCTAG
- the recX gene encoding recombination regulator RecX, with protein sequence MIDDETDHGPERRTSRSGRGRSRGRQVGPDGEPFELQGSPETLAARAKDVCLRLLTDRARSRAELEQKLAQKGYPQAVVERVLDRLAEVGLVDDAAFAEQWVHSRHTYSGRGRRALATELRRKGIDQQTSTEALSQISSDDEHEKAAELVRKKLVRITAEDIADRDDREKLMRRLVGMLARRGYPASMSFAVVKAELDDLGSET encoded by the coding sequence ATGATTGACGACGAAACGGATCACGGCCCCGAACGGCGCACGAGCCGCTCGGGAAGGGGGCGTTCACGGGGTCGCCAGGTCGGCCCGGACGGGGAACCGTTCGAACTCCAGGGCTCCCCGGAGACGCTCGCGGCGCGGGCCAAGGACGTGTGTCTGCGGCTGCTCACCGATCGTGCGCGCAGCCGCGCGGAACTCGAGCAGAAGCTGGCGCAGAAGGGCTACCCGCAGGCCGTCGTGGAGCGAGTCCTCGACCGCCTCGCCGAGGTCGGCCTCGTCGACGATGCCGCGTTCGCGGAGCAGTGGGTCCACTCTCGGCACACCTACTCCGGTCGCGGCCGGCGGGCACTCGCAACGGAACTGCGCCGCAAGGGCATCGACCAGCAGACGTCCACCGAGGCGCTGTCGCAGATCAGTTCCGACGACGAACACGAGAAGGCCGCCGAACTGGTCCGCAAGAAGCTCGTACGTATCACCGCTGAGGACATCGCAGACCGCGACGACAGAGAAAAATTGATGCGCCGACTCGTCGGCATGCTCGCGCGCCGCGGCTACCCGGCATCCATGTCGTTCGCCGTCGTCAAGGCGGAACTGGACGACCTCGGCTCGGAAACGTAA
- a CDS encoding glutamate ABC transporter substrate-binding protein, with translation MRRIRSPRILSVVAALTAVVLTASACGSSEPRDVLADAADGHLTIGTKYDQPGLALREPDKTMTGFDVEVAKYIANYLGVPESGITWREAPSAQRENLIKNGEVDFVVGTYSITDNRKKVVDFAGPYYIAGQSLLVRADDDTITGPESLQGGKKLCSVSGSTPAQKIKKSYPGVQLQQFDSYSSCVEALHRGKVDALTTDDIILAGYSAQYPGEFKLAGEPFTTEPYGVGLPKGDTEARMKINDAIEDMIATGAWQRALEDTMGESGYALPAPPAVDRY, from the coding sequence ATGAGACGAATCAGATCCCCCCGCATCCTGTCCGTCGTCGCAGCCCTCACCGCGGTCGTGCTGACGGCCTCGGCGTGCGGCAGCAGCGAGCCACGGGACGTGCTCGCCGACGCCGCCGACGGGCACCTCACCATCGGCACCAAGTACGACCAGCCCGGACTGGCGCTGCGCGAGCCGGACAAGACGATGACCGGCTTCGACGTCGAGGTCGCCAAGTACATCGCGAACTACCTGGGTGTTCCCGAGAGCGGCATCACGTGGCGCGAGGCCCCGTCGGCGCAGCGCGAGAACTTGATCAAGAACGGCGAGGTCGACTTCGTCGTCGGCACGTACTCGATCACCGACAACCGCAAGAAGGTCGTCGACTTCGCCGGCCCGTACTACATCGCGGGGCAGTCGCTTCTGGTCCGCGCCGATGACGACACGATCACCGGACCCGAGTCCCTCCAAGGTGGGAAGAAGCTGTGTTCGGTGTCGGGCTCCACCCCGGCGCAGAAGATCAAGAAATCGTACCCCGGCGTGCAGCTGCAGCAGTTCGACAGCTACTCGTCGTGCGTCGAGGCTCTGCACCGCGGCAAGGTCGACGCCCTGACCACGGACGACATCATCCTGGCCGGATACTCCGCCCAGTACCCCGGTGAGTTCAAGCTTGCCGGTGAACCGTTCACCACCGAGCCCTACGGAGTCGGTCTACCGAAGGGCGATACGGAAGCACGGATGAAGATCAACGATGCGATCGAGGACATGATCGCGACCGGGGCCTGGCAGCGGGCACTCGAGGACACCATGGGCGAGTCCGGCTATGCGCTTCCCGCGCCGCCGGCCGTCGACCGGTACTGA
- the miaB gene encoding tRNA (N6-isopentenyl adenosine(37)-C2)-methylthiotransferase MiaB, giving the protein METIDQNAGRSYEVRTYGCQMNVHDSERLSGLLEDAGYTRAVPGEQADLVVFNTCAVRENADNKLYGNLSHLAPVKEERPGMQIAVGGCLAQKDRDTVVKKAPWVDVVFGTHNIGSLPALLERARHNQKAEVEILESLEAFPSTLPAKRESAYAGWVSISVGCNNTCTFCIVPALRGKEVDRRPGDILAEVQALVNEGVLEVTLLGQNVNSYGVSFADPEIPRDRGAFAKLLSACGQIEGLERVRFTSPHPAEFTDDVIEAMATTPNVCPQLHMPLQSGSDRVLKAMRRSYRSAKFLGIIEKVRAAMPHAAITTDIIVGFPGETEEDFQATLDVVRQARFTSAFTFQYSKRPGTPAAEMDGQLPKAVVQERYDRLIALQEEITLDENRKLVGTEVELLVTAGDGRKNAETARMSGRARDGRLVHFRPEGNLDGDLRPGDVITVVVTGAAPHHLVADNLVLTHRRTRAGDSFERGVTPKTPPIGVGLGLPQVGAPAPLPAQMGCNA; this is encoded by the coding sequence GTGGAGACGATCGACCAGAACGCCGGGCGCAGTTACGAGGTCCGCACGTACGGCTGTCAGATGAACGTGCACGACTCCGAGCGGCTCTCGGGTCTACTCGAGGACGCCGGTTACACCAGGGCTGTGCCGGGGGAGCAGGCCGACCTCGTGGTCTTCAATACCTGTGCGGTGCGTGAGAACGCCGACAACAAGCTGTACGGGAATCTGAGCCATCTCGCTCCGGTCAAGGAGGAGCGCCCCGGGATGCAGATCGCCGTCGGCGGCTGTCTCGCGCAGAAGGACCGCGACACGGTGGTGAAGAAGGCCCCGTGGGTCGACGTCGTGTTCGGCACCCACAACATCGGTTCGCTGCCGGCGCTGCTCGAGCGGGCCCGTCACAATCAGAAGGCCGAGGTCGAGATCCTCGAATCGCTCGAGGCGTTCCCGTCGACACTGCCGGCCAAGCGCGAGTCCGCCTACGCCGGATGGGTGTCGATCTCCGTCGGCTGCAACAACACCTGCACGTTCTGCATCGTGCCCGCGCTGCGCGGCAAGGAGGTCGACCGGCGCCCCGGCGACATCCTCGCCGAGGTCCAGGCGCTCGTGAACGAGGGTGTCCTCGAGGTGACACTGCTCGGGCAGAACGTCAACTCGTACGGCGTCTCGTTCGCCGACCCCGAGATCCCGCGGGACCGCGGCGCCTTCGCGAAGCTGCTGAGTGCGTGCGGGCAGATCGAGGGGCTCGAGCGGGTGCGGTTCACGTCCCCGCATCCGGCGGAGTTCACCGACGACGTCATCGAGGCGATGGCGACCACCCCCAACGTGTGTCCGCAGCTGCACATGCCGCTGCAGTCCGGCTCGGATCGGGTCCTCAAGGCGATGCGCCGGTCGTACCGCAGCGCGAAGTTCCTCGGAATCATCGAGAAGGTTCGTGCCGCGATGCCGCATGCCGCGATCACGACCGACATCATCGTCGGCTTCCCGGGGGAGACCGAGGAGGATTTCCAGGCGACCCTCGACGTGGTGCGGCAGGCGCGGTTCACGAGCGCCTTCACGTTCCAGTACTCCAAGCGTCCGGGCACCCCGGCCGCCGAGATGGACGGCCAGCTGCCGAAAGCCGTTGTGCAGGAACGCTACGACCGGCTGATCGCGCTGCAGGAGGAGATCACCCTCGACGAGAATCGCAAGCTCGTCGGCACCGAGGTGGAACTGCTGGTGACCGCGGGCGACGGCCGCAAGAACGCCGAGACCGCGCGCATGAGCGGACGCGCACGAGACGGTCGCCTGGTGCACTTCCGTCCCGAGGGCAACCTCGACGGCGACCTGCGCCCCGGCGACGTGATCACCGTCGTCGTGACCGGTGCTGCCCCGCACCACCTGGTCGCGGACAATCTCGTCCTCACCCACCGGCGCACCCGCGCCGGCGACTCGTTCGAACGAGGGGTCACGCCGAAGACCCCGCCGATCGGTGTCGGGCTGGGGCTGCCGCAGGTCGGCGCCCCCGCACCGCTGCCAGCACAGATGGGATGCAACGCATGA
- a CDS encoding amino acid ABC transporter permease has product MGLLDTYGDQLVSAFWTTVQLTFWSALGALIWGTLLAAMRVSPVPILRIFATWYVNIFRNTPLTLIIVFCSVGLYQNLGVYFAPEDSPKFIDQNNFRLAVLGFVVYTAAFVCESLRSGINTVPLGQAEAARSLGLTFTQSVRMIVLPQAFRAVIAPLGSVLIALTKNTTIASAIGVAEASLLMKTMIENEADKLFLVFAIFAIGFMILTLPVGFLFGYLGKRLAVKR; this is encoded by the coding sequence ATGGGACTACTTGATACTTACGGTGATCAGCTGGTCAGCGCGTTCTGGACAACGGTGCAGCTCACCTTCTGGTCGGCGCTCGGCGCCCTGATCTGGGGCACGCTCCTCGCCGCGATGCGGGTCTCCCCCGTGCCGATCCTCCGGATCTTCGCGACCTGGTACGTCAACATCTTCCGCAACACACCGCTGACGCTCATCATCGTGTTCTGCTCGGTGGGCCTCTACCAGAACCTGGGCGTGTACTTCGCCCCCGAGGACTCCCCGAAGTTCATCGATCAGAACAACTTCCGGCTCGCGGTGCTCGGGTTCGTCGTCTACACCGCCGCTTTCGTGTGCGAGTCGCTGCGGTCGGGCATCAACACCGTTCCGCTCGGCCAGGCCGAGGCGGCCCGCTCGCTGGGCCTGACGTTCACCCAGAGTGTCCGGATGATCGTGCTGCCGCAGGCGTTCCGCGCGGTCATCGCGCCCCTGGGCAGCGTGCTGATCGCGTTGACGAAGAACACCACGATCGCTTCGGCCATCGGTGTGGCCGAGGCGTCACTGCTCATGAAGACGATGATCGAGAACGAGGCCGACAAGCTGTTCCTCGTCTTCGCGATCTTCGCGATCGGATTCATGATCCTGACGCTGCCGGTCGGCTTCCTGTTCGGTTACCTCGGCAAGCGTCTGGCGGTGAAGCGATGA
- a CDS encoding glycosyltransferase produces the protein MRVAVVAGPEAGHAVPALALCRKFVAAGDDPVFFSAGRWLDVARGIGIEARKLGGLAPREFDDDSDSGSKIHGRAAHVSTALLPDMRDVAPDLVVSDIITVGGGMAAERLGVPWVELSPHPLYLPSKGLPPIGSGMAPGTGVGGRLRDTLLRAATAPSIRKGRVQRSEARVSVGLSARDPGPAARLIATLPALEVPRPDWPSNAHVVGPLVWEPADNVLDPPPGDGPLVVLAPSTASTGAGGMLDTAIRALDGLGVRMLVTLFEKPEIDLPDWVRAGYGRQDEMLRNASALICGAGHGVLAKGLLAGVPAVTVPGGGDQWEVANRVARGGLGVMIRPLEVATLRDAVRKVLDDPAYAAAARRAADGIADVADPVAVCRAAA, from the coding sequence ATGCGAGTAGCTGTTGTCGCCGGACCAGAGGCCGGTCATGCCGTCCCGGCCCTGGCGCTGTGTCGGAAATTCGTTGCCGCGGGCGACGATCCGGTGTTCTTCTCCGCGGGACGGTGGCTCGACGTCGCACGTGGCATCGGGATCGAGGCGCGCAAGCTCGGTGGTCTCGCGCCGCGCGAGTTCGACGACGACTCCGACTCCGGATCGAAGATCCACGGTCGGGCGGCGCACGTCTCGACGGCGCTGCTGCCCGACATGCGTGACGTCGCGCCCGATCTCGTGGTGTCCGACATCATCACCGTCGGCGGCGGCATGGCTGCCGAACGGCTCGGGGTGCCGTGGGTGGAGTTGTCGCCGCACCCGCTGTACCTGCCGTCGAAGGGCCTGCCGCCCATCGGGTCGGGTATGGCGCCCGGCACCGGTGTCGGCGGCCGCCTCCGGGACACGCTGCTGCGGGCCGCGACCGCGCCGTCGATCCGGAAGGGGCGGGTCCAGCGCAGCGAGGCGCGGGTGAGCGTCGGCCTGTCCGCCCGGGACCCGGGCCCGGCGGCGCGGCTGATCGCGACCCTGCCCGCGCTCGAGGTGCCGCGCCCGGACTGGCCGTCGAACGCGCATGTCGTCGGGCCGCTCGTGTGGGAGCCTGCCGACAACGTGCTCGACCCGCCGCCGGGGGACGGGCCGCTGGTGGTCCTGGCGCCGTCCACCGCGTCGACTGGGGCCGGCGGCATGCTCGACACGGCGATCCGGGCGCTCGACGGGCTGGGTGTGCGGATGCTCGTGACCCTGTTCGAGAAGCCCGAGATCGATCTGCCGGACTGGGTGCGTGCCGGGTACGGGCGGCAGGACGAGATGCTGCGGAATGCGTCGGCGCTGATCTGCGGCGCCGGCCACGGTGTGCTCGCGAAGGGACTCCTGGCAGGTGTGCCGGCGGTGACGGTCCCCGGTGGCGGGGACCAGTGGGAGGTCGCGAACCGGGTCGCCCGTGGCGGTCTGGGGGTGATGATCCGCCCGCTGGAGGTCGCGACGCTGCGGGACGCGGTGCGGAAGGTCCTCGACGACCCGGCCTACGCTGCCGCCGCGCGGCGGGCGGCCGACGGGATCGCGGACGTCGCCGACCCGGTCGCGGTGTGCCGGGCGGCGGCATGA
- a CDS encoding amino acid ABC transporter permease → MTQQSSVLFDIPGPRARVRNRLIAIVFGIVLVAVALYVLNVLADNGQLEADKWSPFLDHFTWTTYLLPGLKGTLLAASLSIVFALILGAVLGIGRLSDHRWVRWICGAFVEFFRAIPVLILMIFAYQAFAQYGVFPSNQLALAAVVVGLTLYNGSVIAEILRAGILSLPKGQTEAASALGMRKGQMMRLILLPQAITTMLPALVSQMVVALKDSALGYQIGYIELIRSGQQAASYYRNFFAALVVVGVIMVIINFALTSFATWLEKRLRSGGKKGTRPVVVPIDTNELDGAPGIDDFSDTVKSQPRL, encoded by the coding sequence ATGACCCAGCAGTCGAGCGTTCTCTTCGACATCCCCGGCCCCCGGGCCAGGGTACGGAACCGGCTGATCGCGATCGTCTTCGGCATCGTCCTCGTCGCGGTCGCGCTGTACGTGCTCAACGTGCTGGCCGACAACGGCCAGCTCGAGGCCGACAAGTGGTCGCCGTTCCTGGACCACTTCACGTGGACCACCTACCTACTGCCGGGCCTGAAGGGCACGCTGCTCGCGGCGTCCCTGTCGATCGTGTTCGCGCTGATCCTCGGCGCGGTCCTCGGCATCGGTCGACTCTCCGATCACCGGTGGGTCCGCTGGATCTGCGGCGCGTTCGTGGAGTTCTTCCGGGCGATTCCGGTGCTGATCCTGATGATCTTCGCCTACCAGGCGTTCGCCCAGTACGGCGTGTTCCCGTCGAACCAGCTGGCGCTGGCCGCGGTCGTCGTGGGCCTGACCCTGTACAACGGCTCGGTCATCGCCGAGATCCTGCGGGCCGGCATCCTGTCGCTGCCGAAGGGTCAGACCGAGGCCGCGTCAGCGCTCGGTATGCGCAAGGGCCAGATGATGCGGCTGATCCTGCTGCCGCAGGCGATCACCACGATGCTGCCGGCCCTGGTGTCTCAGATGGTGGTTGCGCTGAAGGACTCGGCGCTCGGCTACCAGATCGGCTACATCGAGCTGATCCGCAGCGGCCAGCAGGCGGCGTCGTACTACCGCAACTTCTTCGCTGCACTGGTCGTGGTCGGCGTGATCATGGTGATCATCAACTTCGCGCTCACGTCCTTCGCGACGTGGCTCGAGAAGCGGCTCCGCAGCGGCGGCAAGAAGGGCACCCGCCCGGTCGTCGTGCCGATCGACACCAACGAACTCGACGGCGCCCCCGGCATCGACGATTTCAGCGACACCGTGAAGTCGCAGCCGCGACTCTGA